DNA sequence from the Drosophila sechellia strain sech25 chromosome 3L, ASM438219v1, whole genome shotgun sequence genome:
TATTCATTTGTAAAAATAGGTCAATTAACATTACTAAATTGAAGGGGTAGACACTAGGGTGGGCGCTACGTTGGATCCTAGATTTTTCAAAcactttaaaattttttgtagTGTGACCGTATTCCAAAAAGGTATTAGTTGGCGTTATGCAATTCAAGTTGTTTTCTTGTGTCGCACGTGTTCTTTCTCTGAGATCTGACTCTCGACTTTgtttgttaaaaataaatgctaaGATGGACAGTGATAGGAAATTAAACAGCGATTCCAATGAAAATACTTCAGGGAACGATGAATTGGTAAGATCTCCTCCCTTTGCGATAGATATTCGCCTAGAAAACCATATTTCCATTTCAGCCTGGCAGTAGCTCGAACGCGAATACTGAGCAAAATGCACCCGGGGCACACGGCATCGTGGGAAGAGAATATTTCCAGAATAATAACGACCAGCAAAAAAAGGAATTATTTGTGCTTGACATGAAAAGTAAATTCCTGTTTTTAAATAAGATGCTCGAGGAACATGAAAGTTATAAAGATATGATCGATAAACGCAAGGGATCAATCACCGCTATGCGGGACAAGTATGCAATTGAAATAGCCGAATTGAGCAAAACCTTAAACGACGAATGTGCTCTTGCTTCCCAATCGTCATCTGTATCTATTTTAGAAAGCTGTGGACTAAAAAGTAAGTCAACTAAACAGCCCACTGAACAAGCCCAATACGAAAATGGGAATAAATACAAGGAATTGCGCCTTGCTAAGCTAAAAGAAGAATTGAGGCTACTGGACAGCGAAATATCGAACTTAAACCGTTGCATAGAAAAACGTCACCAGGCTGCTTCCAAGCTAAAAGATAATATAGGAATTCTATATAAACGAGTTGAGCCACACatataaaaaccaaacaaaatggtCTATAAGTTTAAAGGTACGCATTAATAATAAGTAtattaatgtttatttataatttcacTCAATTTCATATATTTCAGTTTCGAGTCGAActgaccaaaaaaaaattggaaattgAGAAGCTCAAGCATATAAAATCAGCattgtatttaaaaaaatatatatatatatattatgcaCTGCCCAATTTACcatttgtattatatttttacacGTGTTTCAATTACGCTACCTATCTCTTTTGATGCGACAAATGTTACACATCATAAAACAAAGGCCACCTTCTTTTCACGCCTGCTTTTATGCTCATTCATTCTGTGGTGGTATTATGTTTTTGGCTTATATCGTGGAAGGGATTCTGCCGaatgcattaattaaatttaattaaaatgtgtgAACTGAGCTTGTCATAACAAATTCGCCTCACATTTGAATTACATCCCACGACCGACCTTCTTTTTAAGCCCCACATCCAAGTGAAATGGGA
Encoded proteins:
- the LOC116801116 gene encoding uncharacterized protein LOC116801116; the encoded protein is MQFKLFSCVARVLSLRSDSRLCLLKINAKMDSDRKLNSDSNENTSGNDELPGSSSNANTEQNAPGAHGIVGREYFQNNNDQQKKELFVLDMKSKFLFLNKMLEEHESYKDMIDKRKGSITAMRDKYAIEIAELSKTLNDECALASQSSSVSILESCGLKSKSTKQPTEQAQYENGNKYKELRLAKLKEELRLLDSEISNLNRCIEKRHQAASKLKDNIGILYKRVEPHI